A window from Mycolicibacterium tokaiense encodes these proteins:
- a CDS encoding TetR/AcrR family transcriptional regulator: MDFATRRRTALFDELLALFLAEGFAHLTLDQIAARLHCSKSTLYTLASSKDELVRRVSVHFFKRATAAVEEKLALARTERVAAYLTAVGDELAVASDVFMADLNANAGSRQVYEANTRSAATRVRQLIEEGVGAGIYRDVHASFAGDLIATMMVRIQQRGVRESTGLSDAEAYAELATLVTYGLLTAPR; encoded by the coding sequence ATGGATTTCGCGACACGCCGGCGGACGGCGCTGTTCGACGAGCTGTTGGCGCTGTTCCTGGCCGAGGGATTTGCGCACCTGACCCTCGACCAGATCGCCGCGCGGCTGCACTGCTCGAAATCCACCCTCTACACCCTGGCCTCCAGCAAGGACGAGCTGGTGCGACGGGTGAGCGTGCACTTCTTCAAACGCGCCACCGCCGCCGTCGAGGAGAAGCTGGCCCTGGCCCGCACCGAGCGGGTCGCGGCCTACCTGACCGCCGTCGGCGACGAACTGGCCGTCGCCTCGGACGTCTTCATGGCCGACCTCAACGCCAACGCCGGATCCCGCCAGGTGTACGAGGCCAACACCCGGTCAGCGGCGACGCGGGTCCGGCAGCTCATCGAGGAAGGTGTCGGCGCGGGTATCTACCGCGACGTGCACGCCTCGTTCGCCGGCGACCTGATCGCGACGATGATGGTGCGCATCCAGCAGCGGGGCGTGCGGGAGTCCACCGGGTTGAGCGACGCCGAGGCCTACGCCGAGCTGGCGACGCTGGTGACCTACGGGTTGCTCACAGCGCCGCGTTGA
- a CDS encoding EamA family transporter, giving the protein MSSAPLPGWSVPLFFIVGALSQYLGAAIGVFLFDTTEPATVAWLRAAAAAAVLVLWRRPWRVRWTRRTLMTTTGFGAVTVGMNVAFYEAIARIPLGTAVAIEFAGPVAVAALGSRRPRDIAAVALVATGVVLLAGVQGGSDLIGVGFALIAAALWAGYILLGKVVADTGDGLDSLAVGMAIAAALLAPVLLGLQWQTDASVFADPQVWLLGAGVGVLSSAIPYALDQRVLTTIGRARFALLLALLPATAAVVGAVVLAQRPTVAELVGITLVMAALVLSSSKAP; this is encoded by the coding sequence GTGAGTTCTGCCCCGCTGCCCGGCTGGTCCGTGCCGCTGTTCTTCATCGTCGGTGCACTCTCGCAGTACCTGGGCGCGGCCATCGGGGTGTTCCTGTTCGACACCACCGAGCCGGCCACCGTGGCCTGGCTGCGGGCCGCGGCCGCGGCCGCGGTCCTGGTGCTGTGGCGACGACCGTGGCGGGTGCGCTGGACCAGACGGACGCTGATGACCACCACCGGCTTCGGCGCCGTGACGGTGGGCATGAACGTCGCGTTCTACGAGGCCATCGCCCGCATCCCCCTGGGCACCGCAGTTGCCATCGAGTTCGCCGGACCGGTGGCGGTGGCGGCGCTGGGATCCCGACGACCGCGTGACATCGCCGCGGTGGCCCTGGTGGCGACGGGAGTGGTGCTGCTGGCCGGCGTGCAGGGCGGCTCGGACCTGATCGGCGTGGGCTTCGCACTGATCGCGGCCGCGCTGTGGGCCGGCTACATCCTGCTCGGCAAGGTGGTCGCCGACACCGGTGACGGCCTGGACTCCCTCGCGGTGGGCATGGCCATCGCGGCGGCACTGCTGGCGCCGGTGCTGCTGGGCCTGCAATGGCAGACCGACGCCTCGGTGTTCGCCGACCCGCAGGTGTGGCTGCTGGGCGCCGGGGTGGGTGTGCTCTCCAGCGCCATCCCCTACGCGCTGGACCAGCGGGTGCTGACCACCATCGGTCGCGCCCGCTTCGCCCTGCTGCTGGCCCTGCTGCCGGCCACCGCCGCCGTGGTGGGTGCGGTGGTGCTGGCCCAACGGCCCACGGTCGCCGAGCTTGTCGGCATCACGCTGGTGATGGCCGCACTGGTGTTGTCGAGCTCGAAGGCACCGTGA
- a CDS encoding acyl-CoA dehydrogenase family protein: MPVDRLLPTDEAHELIALTRDIADKVLDPRVDQHEKDETYPDGVFAQLGAAGLLSLPQPEEWGGGGQPFEVYLQVLEELAARWAAVAVAVSVHSLSSHPLLAFGSDEQKRRWLPGMLSGDQIGAYSLSEPQAGSDAAALTCAARSDGDSYVLNGAKSWITHGGVADFYTLFARTGEGSRGISCFLVPADLPGLSFGKPEEKMGLHAVPTTSAFYDNARLDADRLIGAEGQGLSIAFSALDSGRLGIAAVAVGLAQAALDEATRYANERTTFGRKIIDHQGLGFLLADMAAATVSARATYLDAARRRDRGLPYGQQASVAKLVATDAAMKVTTDAVQVFGGAGYTRDYRVERFMREAKITQIFEGTNQIQRLVIARGMTDG; encoded by the coding sequence GTGCCGGTCGACCGTCTGCTCCCCACCGACGAAGCCCACGAGCTGATCGCGCTCACCCGCGACATCGCCGACAAGGTGCTCGACCCCAGGGTCGACCAGCACGAGAAGGACGAGACCTATCCCGACGGCGTGTTCGCCCAACTGGGCGCCGCGGGGCTGCTCAGCTTGCCGCAGCCCGAGGAGTGGGGCGGCGGCGGCCAGCCGTTCGAGGTGTACCTGCAGGTGCTCGAGGAACTCGCCGCCCGCTGGGCCGCGGTGGCCGTCGCGGTCAGCGTGCACAGCCTGTCCTCGCATCCGCTGCTGGCCTTCGGCAGCGACGAGCAGAAGCGGCGCTGGCTGCCCGGCATGCTCTCCGGTGACCAGATCGGCGCCTACAGCCTGTCCGAGCCGCAGGCCGGCTCCGATGCCGCCGCGCTGACGTGCGCCGCCCGCTCCGACGGCGACTCCTACGTCCTCAACGGCGCCAAGTCCTGGATCACCCACGGCGGGGTGGCGGATTTCTACACGCTGTTCGCGCGCACCGGCGAGGGCTCGCGGGGCATCTCCTGCTTCCTGGTGCCCGCCGATCTGCCCGGGCTGAGCTTCGGCAAGCCCGAGGAGAAGATGGGCCTGCACGCGGTACCCACCACCTCGGCGTTTTACGACAACGCCCGCCTCGACGCCGACCGCCTCATCGGAGCAGAAGGCCAGGGTCTGTCGATCGCGTTCTCCGCATTGGATTCCGGCCGGCTGGGCATCGCGGCGGTGGCCGTCGGCCTGGCCCAGGCAGCGCTGGACGAAGCCACTCGCTACGCCAACGAGCGAACCACGTTCGGCCGCAAGATCATCGACCACCAGGGGCTCGGGTTCCTGCTGGCCGACATGGCTGCGGCGACGGTCAGCGCGCGGGCCACCTATCTGGATGCCGCCCGCCGCCGCGACCGGGGTCTGCCGTACGGCCAGCAGGCCAGCGTGGCCAAGCTGGTCGCCACCGATGCCGCCATGAAGGTCACCACCGACGCCGTGCAGGTGTTCGGCGGCGCGGGCTACACCCGCGACTACCGCGTGGAGCGGTTCATGCGTGAGGCCAAGATCACCCAGATCTTCGAGGGCACCAACCAGATCCAGCGACTGGTGATCGCACGGGGTATGACGGACGGGTGA